Part of the Zhongshania aliphaticivorans genome, AAATGGCGCTCTGGGTTGTATTGGAACCCTAGTAAGCCTGAATAAAAACTGAGGAGCAGTTATGAAAAAACTAGTGCTAACGCTTGTGATGTTAATGTTAGGGGCTTGTGCCGGGGTGCCAGTGTCTACTGATTATTCACAAAGCTATGATTTTAGTAATGTGTCTAGCTATGCATGGCTGCTCCCGCCAATGAATAAAAAATCAGAAGTGGATAATGATTTGATTCGGGAGCGGGTCATTAATGCCGTCGATATGCAGCTTACTGCCAAAGGCATGAAAGAGGTGAGTGCTGGTGATGGGCCGTCAGTATTACTAAGTTATCAGCTAGGCCAAGAAGATAAAATTGCTATTGATAATATCGGCTCATGGTATACCCATTTTGGATACTACCCTTGTTACCGGTGTAATCCCCGTGGCCGTCATGGCTATATTGGTGCTAGCCATTTTTATAATGATGATCTTTGGGTGCGCAACTATAAAGAGAGCACCTTAATGGTTGATGTTATTGCCCCAGAATCTAAGAAATTGCTGTGGCGAGGGACTACCAAGCGGGTAATACCTACATTGAAAACCCCAGAAGAGCGCCGATTGTACGTATTGGAAACGGTGTCAGCTATTCTTGCAGAATTTCCTCCTGGTTCTGCCGTGGCGCATTGATATTATTCAATATTTTGTTGGCGGGTCCTTGCATGTCTGTTGGCTTTCGTCGACAATAGCGCCCGCGTTAAAGCAGTGCTCTAACGTGTCTTCTGCGGTGGTCCTTCTGGTCCCCTCGCAACGATAAATAGCAAACCCCGCCAGGCCCGGAAGGGAGCAACGGTAGTTATTGACTCGTGTGCCGGGGTGTGGCTAGTTGGGCCGCCACCAAGCCCTTACTCTGATCATCATCTGTGTTAGTTTTCTACTTCTATCATTGGTTTATGTCCTTGCTGGGCTGGTGTATCCTTGCCGCTTGCATGCTAGGAATTGTTCGATGAGCTATCAGGTGTTGGCGCGGAAATGGCGCCCGAAAACCTTTCGTGAAATGGCCGGTCAGAACCATGTATTAAAGGCATTGGTTAATGCCCTTGATCATGATCGTCTGCATCACGCCTATTTATTTACCGGCACACGAGGTGTTGGTAAAACAACCATTGCCCGAATTTTAGCCAAATGTCTAAATTGTGAAGTAGGCGTTAGCTCTGAACCCTGTGGCCAGTGCAATGCCTGCGTTGCCATAAATGAAGGTCGTTTTGTCGACTTGATTGAAGTGGATGCTGCATCCAGAACCAAAGTCGAAGACACCCGAGAAATTCTGGATAATGTGCAATACACGCCATCTCAGGGGCGTTATAAGGTATACCTCATTGATGAGGTGCACATGCTTAGTAGCAGTAGTTTTAATGCGCTGCTGAAAACCCTAGAAGAGCCTCCTGCCCATGTGAAATTTTTGTTGGCCACTACTGATCCACAAAAGTTACCCGCGACAATTTTATCTCGCTGCTTGCAGTTTAATTTAAAGAACCTGACCCCTGAGCGCATTGTTGATTATTTAAAAACAGTGCTCGAACATGAAATGGTTCAGTACGATGAGTCTTCTTTGTGGTTATTGGGCCGCGCAGCTGATGGCAGTATGCGTGATGCCTTGAGTTTGACTGATCAGGCGATTGCTTTTGGGTCAGGAAAGTTAGGCGATGCCGATGTGCGCCAAATGCTTGGCACGATTGATCATAACTCGGTTTATCGCTTAGTTGAGGCCTTGGCAAATAGCGATGGTGCAGAGCTGTTGTCTGTCGTGGCTGATCTCGCCGAAATGGGGGCGGATTTTAGCGGTGTAATTAGTGAGTTGTTAGTGGTTATGCACCGTTTAGCGGTTGCCCAGACCGTGCCTGAAGGCTTAGATAATAGCTTGGGTGATCGAGACAAAATAATCGCTTTAGCATCGGCGCTAGCGGCGGAAGATGTACAGTTTTATTACCAGATAGCATTGGCGGGTCGGCGTGATATTGGATTGGCACCTGAGCCTCGGTCTGGTTTAGAAATGCTGCTGCTGAGAATGTTGGCATTTAAACCGCAGGGGGTTATTGACGGGCCTCGCCAAATACTACCAAAGTCTGTACCGGCAGTGGCGGAGGCCGCTGCTCCGGTAAAAAAGCCTCAGACGCCTGACATTAGGGCTGTCCCCGTATCTCAAGGGGCTGTGACAACAGGCCGCGAGCTTGAAAAATCACCCGTTGCAGCCACTGAAGCTAAAGATCAAGGTTCTGTCATTGAGCCTGAAAAGCTTCCTAGTTCGGAATCAATACCGTCCACAGCGACCGAGCTTGGCAGTGAACAGGAAGCAATCGCAGCGGGGCCTGTGGATAGCCCTGCGCATGTAGCTCAGAGCAGGCCTGATACAGTTTCTGAGGCAGGCTTACAGGCCAACTCACCCCCTTTGAATTCCACTAAATCTGTCCCAGGTACAAGCTTGGTGACAGAAAAAGTTATTTTCGAGATGTTTAATGAAGTGACTTGGCGTGAGCAATTTGATGTTTTTCAATTACCGGGAATGTTGGGCAGTGTGGCGAGCCACTGTCAAATTCAAGCCTTAACGGAAACCACTGTTACATTTAATATAGAATCCGAAAATGCGACATTATTAAATGATCGACACGTGGAAAGGCTTGCCGAATTGTTGTCAGAGTATTTTGCCAAACCCTTGAAAGTTGAGGTTAATATTGGTGATGTTGCTTATGAAACACCGGCCGCGTTCAAGCAGCGTTGCTTAGCTGAACGTTTAGTTATTGCGAAACAGGCGCTGCGCAGCGACGCTTATGTAAAGCGTATAATTGAAGAATTTGATGGCGTCTTAGATGAAGAGTCTATACGTCTTGTTGATTAGTGAGAGGCAATATGAAACCTGATTTGAATGAGTTAATGAAAAAAGCCACTGAAATGCAGGAAAAAATGCAGAAGGCACAAGAAGAACTGGCTAACGTTGAGGTGCAAGGCGAGTCAGGAGCAGGCCTAGTAAAAGTGACCATGACAGGCCGCCATGATGTGCGACGGGTAGCAATTGATCCTAGTTTGATGACTGAAGATAAAGAAATTCTAGAAGATTTATTGGCAGCGGCAGTCAACGATGCTGTGCGTAAGGTGGAAAAAAATAACCAAGATAGTATGGGAGGGATGATGTCCGGTTTAGGCATGCCCTCCGGCTTTAAAATGCCTTTCTAATTATGAGTTATAGCCCTCTAATTGATGATTTAATTGATGCTTTGCGATGTTTGCCCGGTGTCGGAGCCAAGTCTGCCCAGCGTATGACCTTTCAATTGCTTGAGCGGAATCGCCCGGCCGCAGCGCGACTGGCTGTTGCCTTGAGTAAGGCCGCAGAGCATGTTGGCCACTGTACGAGTTGCCGAACCCTCACAGAGCATGAGCAATGCTATATTTGCGCAGACCAGCGGCGCGACCAGCAAACGATTTGTGTTGTCGAGTCCCCCGCAGACGTTGTCGCCTTTGAACAAAGTGGAGACTATAAAGGTTTGTACTTCGTATTGATGGGGCATTTGTCACCAATTGATGGAATCGGCCCAGCTGAAATTGGCATTGATAGACTACTACAGCGTACAGAGGAGTTATCAATTAAGGAGCTGATTTTGGCAACGAACCCTACCGTTGAGGGTGAGGCGACGGCTTATTATATTACTGAGCAAATGCGCAGCCGAGGGGTAGCTGTGAGTCGTATTGCTCACGGAGTACCTTTAGGTGGTGAGTTAGAATACGTGGACAGCGGTACGCTGGCCCATGCACTAAAAGGACGCCGTCCAATTGACTGATCCAGTAGAATCTCGTGTTTATATCGATACTGATGCCGGCCTTGCTGATGCTTGCCGAGTTTGGGCCGAGGCCCCATTTCTTGCGATTGATACCGAATTTATCCGTACCGATACCTTTTATCCCATTGCTGGATTGTTGCAGGTGGGTGCCAACGGTGAGCTGTATTTAATTGATCCATTGCCAATCAGTGATTGGTCGCTATTTACTGAATTACTGCGGCGGAATGATTTACCAAAAGTCATACACTCTTGCAGTGAAGACCTTGAGGTGTTTCAGGTTTTATTTCAGTGTATACCCCAGCCCTTGTTGGATACTCAAGTGGGGGCTGCGCTTGCTGGCATGGGGGCGAGTTTAAGCTATCAGCGGTTAGTAATGGAGTGTCTTGGTGTTCATGTGGAAAAGGGAGAAACCCGTTCCGATTGGCTACTTCGCCCCTTAAGTGATAGTCAGTGTGTTTATGCTGCTTTGGATGTCCTTTATTTGCAGCGGATTTATCCAATGCTATGTCAGCGCCTAGAAGAAAAAGGGGCGCTGGAGTGGTGGTATGAAGATTGTGCATTACTTACGCATCAATCTGAAAACCCTGCGCCCACTAGTGAGTATTATTTGAAAGTTAAATCATTGTGGAAGCTTAGCCGAAGACAGCAGTACGCTTTACAGATGTTGTGCGATTGGCGTGAAACTGAAGCACGGGCTCGAAATATACCGCGAGGCAGGGTGTTAAAAGATGCTGCGTGTTTTGAAATATCTAGGCAACAACCTAATGACGCGGGGCAATTAAACCGGATAAAAGACGTCTCTTCCGGGAGTGTCAGGCGCTATGGCGACACTGTGTTAGAGATATTATCCAATGCCAATGAGAGTGATGAAGCTTGTTTTCCGCCACCGGCAACCAGACCGCTTACACCGGCTCAAACCCAGCTTTATAAAAAAATGAAATCGGTAGCAG contains:
- the dnaX gene encoding DNA polymerase III subunit gamma/tau; its protein translation is MSYQVLARKWRPKTFREMAGQNHVLKALVNALDHDRLHHAYLFTGTRGVGKTTIARILAKCLNCEVGVSSEPCGQCNACVAINEGRFVDLIEVDAASRTKVEDTREILDNVQYTPSQGRYKVYLIDEVHMLSSSSFNALLKTLEEPPAHVKFLLATTDPQKLPATILSRCLQFNLKNLTPERIVDYLKTVLEHEMVQYDESSLWLLGRAADGSMRDALSLTDQAIAFGSGKLGDADVRQMLGTIDHNSVYRLVEALANSDGAELLSVVADLAEMGADFSGVISELLVVMHRLAVAQTVPEGLDNSLGDRDKIIALASALAAEDVQFYYQIALAGRRDIGLAPEPRSGLEMLLLRMLAFKPQGVIDGPRQILPKSVPAVAEAAAPVKKPQTPDIRAVPVSQGAVTTGRELEKSPVAATEAKDQGSVIEPEKLPSSESIPSTATELGSEQEAIAAGPVDSPAHVAQSRPDTVSEAGLQANSPPLNSTKSVPGTSLVTEKVIFEMFNEVTWREQFDVFQLPGMLGSVASHCQIQALTETTVTFNIESENATLLNDRHVERLAELLSEYFAKPLKVEVNIGDVAYETPAAFKQRCLAERLVIAKQALRSDAYVKRIIEEFDGVLDEESIRLVD
- the recR gene encoding recombination mediator RecR — its product is MSYSPLIDDLIDALRCLPGVGAKSAQRMTFQLLERNRPAAARLAVALSKAAEHVGHCTSCRTLTEHEQCYICADQRRDQQTICVVESPADVVAFEQSGDYKGLYFVLMGHLSPIDGIGPAEIGIDRLLQRTEELSIKELILATNPTVEGEATAYYITEQMRSRGVAVSRIAHGVPLGGELEYVDSGTLAHALKGRRPID
- the rnd gene encoding ribonuclease D, whose amino-acid sequence is MTDPVESRVYIDTDAGLADACRVWAEAPFLAIDTEFIRTDTFYPIAGLLQVGANGELYLIDPLPISDWSLFTELLRRNDLPKVIHSCSEDLEVFQVLFQCIPQPLLDTQVGAALAGMGASLSYQRLVMECLGVHVEKGETRSDWLLRPLSDSQCVYAALDVLYLQRIYPMLCQRLEEKGALEWWYEDCALLTHQSENPAPTSEYYLKVKSLWKLSRRQQYALQMLCDWRETEARARNIPRGRVLKDAACFEISRQQPNDAGQLNRIKDVSSGSVRRYGDTVLEILSNANESDEACFPPPATRPLTPAQTQLYKKMKSVAEQVANDHDIAAEVFIKKRDIESIIRSGTMSGVSTSWRKLLIGNKLLALVEGGS
- a CDS encoding DUF4136 domain-containing protein, with amino-acid sequence MKKLVLTLVMLMLGACAGVPVSTDYSQSYDFSNVSSYAWLLPPMNKKSEVDNDLIRERVINAVDMQLTAKGMKEVSAGDGPSVLLSYQLGQEDKIAIDNIGSWYTHFGYYPCYRCNPRGRHGYIGASHFYNDDLWVRNYKESTLMVDVIAPESKKLLWRGTTKRVIPTLKTPEERRLYVLETVSAILAEFPPGSAVAH
- a CDS encoding YbaB/EbfC family nucleoid-associated protein; this translates as MKPDLNELMKKATEMQEKMQKAQEELANVEVQGESGAGLVKVTMTGRHDVRRVAIDPSLMTEDKEILEDLLAAAVNDAVRKVEKNNQDSMGGMMSGLGMPSGFKMPF